Proteins encoded by one window of Clostridium perfringens:
- a CDS encoding dihydroorotase: MNLLIKNVNLIDESNNFFGDIYIEKGVIKELGTELNKECETLDGKGLVLMPAFIDTHAHFRDPGFEYKEDIESGSKAAVRGGYTTVTLMPNTKPVCSSKEILDYVVNKGKEVGLVDLYQTVSITKNLSGEEINHLREFEGNPNVKAITDDGKGVSDSKIMMEAMKIAKENNWIVMSHAESPEFSKVDMRLAENMMTWRDITLAKFVDCRLHMSHVSTKEAMKYIIEGKNDGVKVTCEITPHHLALNNKISNYRVNPPIREEEDVNFLIKAIKMNYVYCIGTDHAPHSKEDKEKGAPGMIGIEQAFSICYTKLVKENHISLNKLSQLMSGNAAKLLNINKGKLQPGFLGDLVLIDLNKKRIFKEEDIVSRSKNTPFNGMEFYGDVVVTIKNGKIVYKGEF; encoded by the coding sequence ATGAATTTGCTAATTAAAAATGTAAATTTAATAGATGAAAGCAACAACTTTTTTGGTGATATATATATAGAAAAAGGGGTAATAAAAGAACTTGGAACTGAACTAAATAAAGAATGTGAAACCCTAGATGGAAAAGGCTTAGTACTTATGCCTGCATTTATAGATACTCATGCACACTTTAGAGATCCAGGTTTTGAATATAAAGAAGATATTGAAAGTGGATCTAAGGCTGCAGTGAGAGGTGGATACACAACAGTAACCTTAATGCCAAACACAAAACCAGTTTGTAGTTCAAAAGAAATTTTAGATTACGTGGTTAATAAGGGTAAAGAGGTAGGCTTAGTAGATTTATATCAAACAGTTTCTATAACAAAGAATTTATCAGGTGAAGAAATAAATCATCTTAGAGAATTTGAGGGCAATCCTAATGTTAAGGCAATAACAGATGACGGTAAAGGGGTGTCAGATTCTAAGATTATGATGGAGGCTATGAAAATAGCTAAGGAAAATAACTGGATAGTAATGTCTCATGCTGAAAGCCCAGAGTTTTCAAAGGTTGATATGAGATTAGCTGAAAATATGATGACATGGAGAGATATTACACTAGCAAAGTTTGTAGATTGTAGACTTCACATGTCTCATGTAAGTACTAAGGAAGCTATGAAATATATAATAGAAGGAAAAAATGATGGAGTTAAAGTAACTTGCGAAATAACTCCACACCACTTAGCTTTAAATAATAAGATTAGTAATTATAGAGTTAATCCTCCTATAAGAGAAGAAGAAGATGTAAATTTCTTAATAAAGGCAATAAAAATGAACTATGTTTATTGTATAGGAACAGATCATGCTCCTCATTCAAAGGAAGATAAGGAAAAAGGAGCACCTGGCATGATTGGAATTGAACAAGCTTTCTCAATATGTTATACGAAGCTAGTTAAAGAAAATCACATAAGCTTAAATAAGCTAAGCCAATTAATGAGTGGAAATGCTGCTAAGTTATTAAACATAAATAAAGGAAAACTTCAACCAGGTTTTCTTGGTGATTTAGTTCTTATAGATTTAAACAAGAAAAGAATATTCAAAGAAGAAGATATAGTATCTAGAAGTAAAAACACACCATTTAATGGAATGGAGTTTTATGGAGATGTAGTAGTAACAATAAAGAATGGAAAAATAGTTTATAAGGGTGAATTTTAG
- the pyrF gene encoding orotidine-5'-phosphate decarboxylase, translating into MIADKLFEKVEKNGVVCVGLDTSLDYIPEEFKSKFSNESDMLFAFNKEIIDATLDVSACFKVQIAYYEALGLKGLESYKNTLSYLREKNALIIADIKRGDIAATAKMYAKAHFEGDFESDFITLNPYMGMDSIDPYLPYIEKNEKGVFVLVRTSNKGAEDIEYLEAGHGKKVYDVVGEKLNTLGKNYLGKHGYSSIGGVVGCTHQEEAKEMRDKLDTMPFLIPGYGAQGGTAKDVAAYLKNGNGGIVNSSRKILLAYKAMEDSKNFAECARKEAISMRDSIREAILK; encoded by the coding sequence ATGATAGCTGATAAATTATTTGAAAAAGTAGAAAAAAACGGAGTAGTTTGTGTTGGACTAGATACAAGCTTAGATTATATACCAGAGGAATTTAAAAGTAAGTTTTCAAATGAAAGCGATATGTTATTTGCCTTCAATAAAGAAATAATAGATGCAACACTAGATGTATCTGCATGTTTTAAAGTTCAAATAGCTTATTATGAAGCCCTAGGTCTTAAGGGATTAGAGTCTTACAAAAATACTTTAAGTTATTTAAGAGAAAAGAATGCTTTAATCATAGCTGATATAAAAAGAGGTGATATAGCTGCAACGGCTAAAATGTACGCAAAGGCTCACTTTGAAGGGGATTTTGAAAGTGATTTTATAACTCTAAATCCATATATGGGAATGGATAGCATAGATCCTTACTTACCTTATATAGAAAAAAATGAAAAAGGAGTATTTGTACTAGTAAGAACTTCAAATAAAGGAGCTGAAGATATAGAGTATCTAGAGGCTGGACATGGAAAGAAAGTTTATGATGTAGTTGGAGAAAAGTTAAATACTCTAGGAAAAAACTATTTAGGAAAACATGGTTATAGTTCAATAGGTGGAGTTGTAGGTTGTACTCATCAAGAAGAAGCAAAAGAAATGAGAGATAAATTAGATACAATGCCATTTTTAATACCTGGATATGGTGCACAGGGAGGAACTGCTAAAGATGTAGCAGCTTATCTTAAAAATGGAAATGGTGGAATTGTAAACTCTTCAAGAAAGATACTATTAGCCTATAAAGCTATGGAAGATAGTAAAAACTTTGCAGAATGCGCTAGAAAAGAAGCCATTTCAATGAGAGACAGTATAAGAGAAGCGATTTTAAAATAG
- a CDS encoding dihydroorotate dehydrogenase electron transfer subunit: MAMEYFKGKVKENIELVEGIYSLVVEHEAKINAGQFYMIKTPNTFLGRPISVCEVNGNDVRFVYATVGAGTNEMKKMISGDEIEIIGPLGNGFDINKDYGKVALVSGGIGTAPMLELAKSLRKNNKDMKMDFYGGFRDDIYLVDEISEYVDEVKISTNTGKHGHKGFVTEILPLQEYDTVLCCGPEIMMKKVVEMCREAKVNVYISMEKHMACGVGACLVCTCKTKSGNKRTCKDGPVFNGLEVEF; the protein is encoded by the coding sequence ATGGCTATGGAATATTTCAAAGGTAAAGTAAAAGAAAATATTGAATTAGTAGAGGGAATATACTCACTAGTAGTAGAACATGAAGCTAAAATAAATGCAGGACAATTTTATATGATAAAAACTCCAAACACTTTCTTAGGAAGACCAATAAGTGTTTGTGAAGTAAATGGGAATGATGTACGTTTTGTGTATGCTACTGTTGGAGCCGGAACAAATGAGATGAAAAAAATGATTTCTGGAGATGAAATAGAAATAATAGGTCCTTTAGGAAATGGTTTCGATATAAATAAAGATTACGGAAAAGTTGCCTTAGTAAGTGGAGGTATAGGAACAGCTCCAATGCTAGAACTTGCAAAAAGCCTTAGAAAAAATAATAAAGATATGAAAATGGATTTCTATGGTGGATTTAGAGATGACATATACTTAGTAGATGAAATATCAGAATATGTAGACGAGGTTAAAATTTCAACAAATACAGGAAAACATGGACATAAAGGATTTGTAACAGAAATTCTTCCTCTTCAAGAGTATGATACAGTACTATGCTGTGGACCGGAAATTATGATGAAGAAGGTAGTTGAAATGTGCAGAGAAGCTAAGGTTAATGTGTATATTTCCATGGAAAAACATATGGCTTGTGGAGTAGGTGCTTGCTTAGTATGCACATGTAAAACAAAGTCAGGAAATAAGAGAACTTGTAAAGATGGTCCAGTATTTAATGGATTAGAAGTTGAATTCTAA
- a CDS encoding dihydroorotate dehydrogenase has translation MLKTVINGVDFKNPVIAASGTFGFGAEYNNFYDVGELGGISSKGLTLNSREGNEGIRIYETPQGIMNSVGLQNPGIEKFIEVELPKMLELGTNIIANVGGATIEDYEKAVSLLNKEKIDMIELNISCPNVKSGGMAFGIQSDVAYEVVSKVRKICDKPLMVKLSPNAENICNMAYKCAEAGADSISLINTLKGMAIDIKNRKPVFNNVYAGLSGPAVKPIALRMVHEVAKTVDIPVIGLGGISTAEDAIEFMMAGASAIQIGTINFVNPKAGIEIIKGLEDFCKKEGLKNINEIVGCIK, from the coding sequence ATGTTAAAAACAGTTATAAATGGAGTAGATTTTAAAAACCCTGTTATAGCAGCATCAGGTACTTTCGGCTTTGGAGCTGAGTATAATAACTTCTATGATGTGGGAGAATTAGGAGGAATAAGTTCAAAAGGACTAACTCTTAATAGTAGAGAAGGTAATGAAGGAATAAGAATATATGAAACTCCTCAAGGAATAATGAATTCAGTAGGACTTCAAAATCCAGGAATAGAGAAATTTATAGAAGTAGAACTTCCTAAAATGTTAGAACTAGGAACAAATATAATAGCAAATGTAGGGGGAGCTACTATAGAGGATTATGAAAAAGCAGTATCTCTTTTAAATAAAGAAAAGATAGACATGATAGAGTTAAATATATCTTGTCCTAATGTAAAATCTGGTGGAATGGCCTTTGGAATACAATCAGATGTGGCATATGAAGTGGTTTCTAAGGTTAGAAAAATATGTGATAAACCTTTAATGGTAAAATTATCACCAAATGCTGAAAATATATGCAATATGGCATATAAATGTGCAGAGGCAGGAGCAGATTCAATTTCCCTAATAAATACATTAAAAGGAATGGCAATAGATATAAAAAATAGAAAGCCAGTATTTAATAATGTGTATGCAGGACTTTCTGGCCCAGCTGTAAAACCTATAGCCCTTAGAATGGTTCATGAAGTAGCTAAAACTGTAGACATTCCAGTAATAGGATTAGGAGGAATTTCTACAGCAGAAGATGCCATAGAATTTATGATGGCAGGAGCATCAGCTATACAAATAGGTACAATAAACTTTGTAAATCCTAAAGCAGGTATAGAAATAATAAAAGGATTAGAAGACTTTTGCAAAAAAGAAGGATTAAAAAATATTAATGAAATTGTAGGATGCATAAAGTAA
- the pyrE gene encoding orotate phosphoribosyltransferase has product MKNTDAMVIDTLKEVGALLEGHFLLSSGRHSNRYCQCAQLLKYPEKAEKVLKVVADQLKDIDFDLVVGPAMGGVIVAYELGRQLGKPAIFTERENGEMTLRRGFTIEKGQKVVITEDVVTTGKSFKEAAKVIEEQGGEVVAVVCIVDRTPGNVTDFPMYSSIKLDIESFEAENCPLCKEGVPYIKPGSRNIK; this is encoded by the coding sequence ATGAAAAATACAGACGCTATGGTTATAGATACATTAAAAGAGGTTGGAGCATTATTAGAAGGACATTTCTTATTATCATCAGGAAGACACTCAAATAGATATTGCCAATGTGCTCAATTATTAAAATACCCAGAAAAAGCTGAGAAAGTATTAAAGGTTGTAGCTGATCAATTAAAAGATATAGACTTTGACTTAGTTGTAGGACCAGCTATGGGAGGAGTTATAGTAGCTTACGAATTAGGAAGACAATTAGGTAAGCCTGCAATCTTTACTGAAAGAGAAAATGGAGAAATGACTCTAAGAAGAGGATTTACTATAGAAAAAGGACAAAAAGTAGTAATAACAGAGGATGTTGTAACTACAGGTAAGAGCTTTAAGGAAGCTGCAAAGGTAATTGAAGAACAAGGGGGAGAAGTTGTTGCAGTAGTTTGTATAGTAGATAGAACTCCAGGCAATGTAACAGATTTCCCGATGTATAGTTCAATAAAGCTTGATATAGAAAGCTTTGAGGCAGAAAATTGCCCACTATGTAAAGAAGGAGTTCCTTACATAAAGCCAGGAAGCAGAAATATAAAATAG
- a CDS encoding glutaminase produces MSIFLKHKSKLIFFLTFIIVTIIIIAMIFKGDVPINKLSIKITYNNEKVSTINGEFNWFNKETGGNSTFAEPIENLKEPLYAKGGEKIEIRFSKEPNSVVIQDISISPYKDYKLLKEESNKEFSFMLPEEKGEYAFQVDGIWDSTHNVSKIFKVYID; encoded by the coding sequence TTGAGTATATTTTTGAAGCATAAAAGTAAATTGATATTTTTCTTAACATTTATAATAGTTACAATTATTATAATAGCTATGATTTTTAAAGGTGATGTTCCAATTAATAAACTATCCATTAAAATAACTTATAATAATGAAAAAGTATCAACAATAAATGGAGAATTTAATTGGTTTAATAAAGAAACAGGAGGAAATAGCACTTTTGCTGAGCCTATTGAAAATTTAAAGGAGCCATTATATGCAAAGGGAGGAGAAAAAATAGAAATAAGATTCTCTAAAGAACCAAATTCTGTAGTTATACAGGACATTTCTATTTCTCCTTATAAGGATTATAAACTTTTGAAAGAAGAATCTAATAAAGAATTTTCATTTATGCTTCCAGAAGAAAAAGGAGAATATGCTTTTCAGGTGGATGGTATTTGGGATTCAACTCATAATGTATCTAAAATATTTAAAGTTTATATAGATTAA
- a CDS encoding GNAT family N-acetyltransferase — protein MNLGKVILKKDLIKDIKSISYLYESAGWFDYTEDLEKLEEAFKNSLKIISAWHEEKLIGLIRVVGDGLTIIYIQDIVVLPEYQGNGIGRGLIDSVLDEYKHVRQKILISEDKESSIEFYKNIGFKSIDTYNGVAFVSYIE, from the coding sequence ATGAATTTAGGAAAAGTGATTTTAAAAAAAGATTTAATTAAGGATATAAAAAGTATTTCTTACTTATATGAAAGTGCAGGATGGTTTGACTATACTGAAGATTTAGAAAAATTAGAAGAGGCATTTAAAAATTCATTAAAGATAATTTCAGCATGGCATGAAGAAAAATTAATAGGTCTTATTAGAGTTGTTGGAGATGGACTAACTATAATATATATACAAGATATAGTAGTACTTCCCGAATATCAAGGTAATGGTATTGGTAGAGGTTTGATTGATTCTGTATTAGATGAATATAAACATGTTAGACAAAAGATTCTAATAAGTGAGGATAAAGAATCTTCAATTGAATTTTATAAAAACATAGGTTTTAAATCAATTGATACTTATAATGGAGTAGCTTTTGTAAGTTATATAGAGTAA
- the xth gene encoding exodeoxyribonuclease III translates to MKLISWNVNGLRACVKKGFLDYFKSEDADIFCLQETKLQEGQIDLDLEGYHQYWNYAEKKGYSGTAIFTKKEPLNVYYGINMEHHDKEGRVITLEFEDFFMVTVYTPNSQSELARLEYRMEWEDDFRNYLLELSSKKGVVVCGDLNVAHKEIDLKNPKTNRKNAGFTDEERDKFSTLLSSGFIDTFRYFNPDLEGIYSWWSYRFNARKNNAGWRIDYFLVSNNLEDRIKEASIDTEILGSDHCPVKLIME, encoded by the coding sequence ATGAAATTAATATCATGGAATGTTAATGGCTTAAGAGCTTGTGTTAAAAAAGGCTTTTTAGATTACTTTAAATCTGAAGATGCTGATATATTCTGTCTACAGGAGACTAAACTTCAGGAAGGACAAATAGATTTAGATCTAGAGGGATATCATCAATACTGGAACTATGCTGAGAAAAAGGGGTATTCAGGAACTGCAATATTCACTAAAAAAGAACCTCTAAATGTTTATTATGGAATAAATATGGAGCATCATGATAAAGAAGGAAGAGTTATAACTTTAGAATTTGAAGACTTCTTTATGGTAACTGTTTATACTCCAAATTCACAAAGTGAACTTGCCAGATTAGAGTATAGAATGGAATGGGAGGATGATTTTAGAAATTATCTTTTAGAACTTTCATCTAAAAAGGGAGTAGTTGTATGTGGAGATTTAAATGTAGCTCATAAGGAGATAGATTTAAAGAATCCTAAGACAAATAGAAAAAATGCTGGCTTTACAGATGAGGAAAGAGATAAATTTTCTACATTATTATCAAGTGGGTTTATAGATACTTTCCGTTATTTCAACCCAGACTTAGAGGGGATTTATTCTTGGTGGTCATATAGATTTAATGCAAGAAAAAACAATGCTGGATGGAGAATTGACTATTTTTTAGTTTCAAATAATTTAGAAGATAGAATAAAAGAAGCTTCTATAGATACTGAAATACTAGGATCTGATCACTGTCCTGTTAAATTAATAATGGAATAA
- a CDS encoding ECF transporter S component, with protein sequence MNVNTNSKFHKTVFTALMIAIIFISANLIRIPTVGGFVHLGDCMVLLAAALLGKKRGALASGIGMALVDLYSGYIIWAPFTFIIKALMAYIAGAILEYNHRKSYLVPFLISGIFMVVAYFLSGAIIAFLFTGSSNTIIGALVYSAKDIIGNILQVGVGIVIALPLSKILYKQENKVFN encoded by the coding sequence ATGAATGTTAACACTAACAGTAAATTTCATAAGACAGTTTTTACAGCACTAATGATTGCAATAATATTTATATCAGCAAATTTAATAAGAATTCCTACTGTAGGAGGCTTTGTTCATCTTGGAGATTGTATGGTTCTTTTAGCAGCAGCCTTATTAGGGAAAAAGCGTGGAGCTTTAGCTAGTGGTATAGGAATGGCTCTTGTGGATTTATATAGTGGATATATAATTTGGGCACCTTTTACATTTATAATAAAAGCTTTAATGGCATATATAGCTGGAGCTATTTTAGAGTATAATCATAGAAAAAGTTATTTAGTACCATTTTTAATTTCTGGTATATTTATGGTTGTAGCTTATTTCTTATCTGGTGCAATAATAGCATTTTTATTTACAGGAAGCTCTAATACCATAATAGGAGCTTTAGTATATTCAGCAAAGGATATAATAGGTAATATACTTCAAGTTGGGGTTGGTATAGTTATAGCCTTACCTCTTTCAAAAATATTATATAAACAAGAAAATAAAGTCTTTAATTAG
- a CDS encoding HAD-IB family hydrolase, with protein MKEKNIAAFFDIDGTIYREGLITEVFKKIIKYELVDETKWYKDVRPSFIKWDKRQGGYDEYLLKMVDIYTEAIKGISSYHIEYIAKKVIEQKGDRVYTFTRERIKWHKEQGHIVIAISGSPYELVKEMSEKYNMNDFKGTIYKLDHNNTYNGDIIPMWDSESKEKAILELKEKHNIDLENSYAYGDTSGDFTMFKNVGIPYAINPTRELITKVLQCDEIKEKIKVIVERKDVTYDLDINNLKLL; from the coding sequence ATGAAAGAAAAAAACATAGCAGCATTTTTTGATATTGATGGAACAATATATAGAGAAGGATTAATAACAGAAGTATTTAAAAAAATAATAAAATACGAATTAGTTGATGAAACTAAGTGGTATAAGGATGTACGTCCATCATTCATAAAATGGGATAAAAGACAAGGTGGATATGATGAATATTTATTAAAAATGGTTGATATATATACTGAAGCAATAAAAGGAATAAGCAGTTATCATATAGAATATATAGCTAAGAAAGTAATAGAACAAAAAGGAGATAGAGTTTATACATTTACTAGAGAAAGAATTAAATGGCATAAAGAACAAGGTCATATTGTCATAGCTATTTCTGGATCTCCTTATGAGCTTGTAAAAGAAATGTCAGAAAAATACAATATGAATGATTTTAAAGGAACTATATATAAGCTTGATCATAATAATACATATAACGGAGATATAATTCCAATGTGGGATTCTGAAAGCAAAGAAAAAGCTATCTTAGAATTAAAAGAAAAACATAATATAGACTTAGAAAATAGTTATGCTTATGGAGATACCTCTGGAGATTTTACAATGTTTAAAAATGTTGGAATACCATATGCAATTAATCCAACAAGAGAGCTTATCACTAAAGTTCTCCAATGTGATGAAATTAAAGAAAAAATTAAAGTAATAGTTGAAAGAAAAGATGTTACTTATGATTTAGATATAAATAACTTAAAACTTCTTTAG
- a CDS encoding NUDIX domain-containing protein produces the protein MSNIKFCSIIIKDDFNNILISKRKGKKADEHLWYIFERKIKGRETPEKCANRAIKEDLKTIVFDLNQLCDLNVNEEETLRVFTGSLKEKITCGSNITTYKWISKDDLNDYTFANGELEKINAFFDTI, from the coding sequence ATGAGTAATATTAAATTTTGTTCTATTATTATAAAGGATGACTTTAATAATATTTTAATTTCAAAAAGAAAAGGAAAAAAAGCAGATGAGCACCTATGGTATATTTTTGAAAGAAAAATAAAAGGAAGAGAAACTCCAGAAAAATGCGCAAATAGAGCAATAAAGGAAGATTTAAAAACCATAGTTTTTGATTTAAATCAACTATGTGATTTAAATGTTAATGAAGAAGAAACTTTAAGAGTTTTTACAGGTTCCTTAAAAGAAAAAATTACTTGTGGCTCTAATATAACTACATATAAATGGATAAGCAAAGATGATTTAAATGATTATACTTTTGCAAATGGAGAATTGGAAAAGATAAACGCTTTTTTTGATACAATATAA
- a CDS encoding YczE/YyaS/YitT family protein produces the protein MKKEKLIPKLIFFLLGMAIIQLGVVIFLLSGAGSDPFTVFTQGLSKALSVSTGTANMIILVTLVIAIFIADRKQLKVGTFVLVLVVGPTIDAIMGILHRFGLDTSLSNFNLFTKCVIVAVSCIIIAIGFSFLVSTELGVAPNDLVPLIIRDKTNFQYRWIRIGLDLSFLVVGYLLAGVVGLGTIIAVLFTGPAIQFFMPPCEKIVHKFIGKNAA, from the coding sequence ATGAAAAAAGAAAAACTTATTCCTAAGCTTATATTTTTCTTATTAGGAATGGCAATCATACAATTAGGTGTTGTAATATTCTTATTAAGCGGAGCTGGATCAGATCCCTTTACTGTATTTACTCAAGGACTTTCAAAAGCTCTAAGCGTTTCAACTGGAACTGCTAACATGATAATACTTGTTACTTTAGTTATTGCAATCTTCATTGCAGATAGAAAACAACTTAAAGTTGGAACTTTTGTACTTGTTTTAGTGGTAGGCCCTACTATAGATGCAATCATGGGAATATTACATAGATTTGGTTTAGATACTTCACTTAGTAACTTTAACTTATTTACAAAATGCGTAATTGTAGCTGTAAGCTGTATTATAATAGCTATAGGATTCTCATTCTTAGTTAGTACTGAATTAGGAGTTGCACCAAACGATTTAGTTCCTCTTATAATAAGAGATAAAACTAACTTCCAATACCGTTGGATACGTATCGGTTTAGATTTAAGCTTCCTAGTAGTTGGTTATTTACTAGCTGGTGTTGTAGGTCTTGGAACAATAATAGCAGTACTTTTCACAGGTCCAGCTATACAATTTTTTATGCCGCCATGTGAAAAAATTGTACATAAATTTATAGGCAAAAATGCTGCTTAA